The proteins below come from a single Candidatus Eremiobacteraceae bacterium genomic window:
- a CDS encoding mechanosensitive ion channel domain-containing protein, protein MITQPLDRPDVRALAGHIEATVIALLVAIVVWRVAITLIDRFYERRFISSHMPRIATFLTLSKSIVGLIVVVAGALTLLNIWSVNVTPAVWSAGFVTAALAFGSQNLVRDIVTGFFFLFEDQYDVGDRVELVTNGGQTVKGRVDAMGLRTTRIVDRRGRFVIIPNGNIALVTNASRLPNVASFTITVPWKGDAGAMRERIEEHAKEIADKAGIGDAHISVALADSTAELATFRVDLRSAEGDEDLERSNLRVLLAARLQAEGWLPGGAQAD, encoded by the coding sequence GTGATCACACAGCCGCTCGACCGCCCGGACGTGCGCGCGCTTGCCGGACATATCGAAGCGACGGTCATCGCGCTGTTGGTGGCGATCGTCGTATGGCGCGTCGCCATCACGCTCATCGACCGCTTCTACGAGCGGCGCTTCATATCGTCGCACATGCCGCGCATCGCGACGTTCCTGACGCTCTCGAAATCGATCGTCGGGCTCATCGTCGTCGTCGCCGGCGCGCTGACGCTGCTCAACATCTGGTCGGTGAACGTGACGCCCGCCGTGTGGTCGGCCGGCTTCGTCACCGCGGCGCTCGCGTTCGGGTCGCAGAACCTCGTGCGCGACATCGTCACCGGATTTTTCTTCCTCTTCGAGGACCAGTACGACGTGGGCGACCGCGTCGAACTCGTGACCAACGGCGGCCAGACGGTCAAGGGCAGGGTCGACGCGATGGGCTTGCGGACGACGCGCATCGTCGACCGTCGCGGCCGCTTCGTCATCATCCCGAACGGCAACATCGCCCTCGTGACGAATGCGAGCCGCTTGCCGAACGTCGCCAGCTTCACCATCACGGTGCCGTGGAAAGGTGACGCTGGCGCGATGCGCGAGCGGATCGAGGAGCACGCGAAGGAGATAGCCGACAAAGCCGGCATCGGCGACGCGCATATCTCGGTCGCGCTCGCGGACAGCACCGCCGAACTCGCGACCTTTCGCGTCGACTTGCGCTCCGCCGAAGGCGACGAGGATCTCGAACGTTCGAACCTCCGCGTCCTGCTCGCCGCACGCCTTCAGGCCGAGGGGTGGCTCCCCGGCGGCGCGCAGGCGGACTGA
- a CDS encoding AAA family ATPase has translation MPRKPQAAAALEAPPRPDPPMPFVGHEAIVHQFERTGPGGLAHAYLFHGPRGVGKTTFARTLALTLHCERPKSFPLGYDGTCAACHRGLAGSSGDTLLVDDAFIASLDPSSERKVSGVNMDAAREVVRLMQLRSYEGGRQVCIIPRFDDITFDYVYNTFLKELEEPDAGKIFLLTSDRPERILPTIRSRTSQIRFAGLTEDEISSALVERYDVAPKRAATLARKAQGSLGDAIAMRDEEGETLGEITRRWALACLRTPRALPPMPPLGKDDPRGALDSILRHARTALRDCMAYAIAGESATFDRDALAEYKSTSAALGPNAAAIAADALALVTEAENIAVTNVSPATVLGWLQIQLRSVALARTADGARR, from the coding sequence ATGCCGCGAAAGCCGCAAGCGGCCGCTGCGCTCGAGGCGCCGCCGCGGCCGGATCCGCCGATGCCTTTCGTCGGTCATGAAGCGATCGTGCATCAGTTCGAGCGCACCGGTCCCGGTGGGTTGGCGCATGCATACCTTTTCCACGGCCCGCGCGGCGTGGGCAAGACGACGTTCGCCCGGACGCTCGCGCTGACGCTCCACTGCGAGCGGCCGAAATCGTTCCCCCTCGGCTACGACGGCACGTGCGCCGCGTGTCATCGCGGCCTTGCGGGATCCTCCGGCGACACGCTGCTCGTCGATGACGCGTTCATCGCCTCGCTGGATCCGTCGTCCGAGCGCAAGGTGTCGGGCGTCAACATGGACGCGGCGCGCGAAGTCGTGCGCCTCATGCAGCTGCGCAGCTACGAGGGCGGGCGTCAGGTGTGCATCATCCCGCGCTTCGACGACATCACGTTCGATTACGTCTACAACACGTTCTTGAAGGAGCTCGAGGAGCCCGACGCCGGCAAGATCTTTCTCCTCACGTCCGATCGGCCGGAGCGCATCCTTCCGACGATCCGCTCGCGGACCTCGCAGATCCGCTTCGCCGGTCTCACCGAAGATGAGATCTCGTCGGCGCTCGTCGAGCGCTACGACGTCGCACCGAAACGTGCCGCGACGCTCGCACGCAAGGCGCAAGGCAGCCTCGGCGATGCCATCGCGATGCGCGACGAGGAAGGCGAAACGCTCGGCGAAATCACCCGCCGTTGGGCGCTCGCATGTCTTCGCACGCCGCGCGCGCTGCCGCCGATGCCGCCGCTTGGAAAAGACGACCCGCGCGGCGCGCTCGATTCGATCCTGCGTCATGCGCGCACCGCGTTGCGCGACTGCATGGCGTACGCGATCGCAGGCGAGAGCGCGACGTTCGATCGCGACGCATTAGCGGAATATAAGTCGACATCGGCGGCGCTCGGCCCGAACGCTGCCGCTATCGCCGCGGACGCGCTCGCGCTCGTTACAGAAGCCGAGAATATCGCGGTTACCAACGTATCGCCCGCCACCGTGCTCGGCTGGCTGCAGATCCAACTCCGATCGGTCGCGCTCGCCAGGACCGCAGATGGCGCGCGGCGCTGA
- a CDS encoding S-methyl-5'-thioadenosine phosphorylase produces the protein MSNSAEIGVFGGSGFYSFVEGLHEVKVETPYGPPSDLVALGEVGGRRVAFLPRHGKSHGLPPHMINYRANAWAMKSLGVTRILGPSAAGSLKASVKPGDFVVSDQLVDRTTGRKDTFYDGPITTHVSFAHPYCPQLRALAIATIKQRGIIVHERGTVVTIQGPRFSTVAESRWFSSAGWEVINMTQYPEAYLARELEMCYANIALITDYDVGLEGQSGVEPVTNESVIAVFNANNARVRDVLKAMIEGMPSERTCSCGTALQGARFG, from the coding sequence GTGAGCAATAGCGCGGAGATCGGGGTCTTCGGAGGCTCCGGGTTCTACTCGTTCGTCGAAGGCCTGCACGAGGTGAAGGTCGAGACGCCGTACGGACCGCCGAGCGATCTCGTGGCGCTCGGCGAAGTCGGCGGCCGGCGCGTCGCGTTCTTGCCGCGTCACGGCAAGTCGCACGGACTGCCGCCGCACATGATCAATTATCGCGCGAACGCATGGGCGATGAAGTCGCTCGGCGTCACGCGCATCCTCGGGCCGTCCGCGGCCGGCTCGCTCAAGGCGTCGGTGAAGCCGGGCGACTTCGTCGTCTCCGATCAGCTCGTCGATCGCACGACCGGGCGCAAGGACACGTTCTACGACGGGCCTATCACGACGCACGTCTCGTTCGCACACCCGTATTGTCCGCAACTGCGGGCGCTCGCGATCGCGACGATCAAGCAGCGCGGCATCATCGTGCACGAGCGCGGCACAGTCGTGACGATCCAAGGTCCGCGCTTCTCGACCGTCGCGGAGAGCCGCTGGTTCTCGTCCGCGGGTTGGGAAGTCATCAACATGACGCAGTACCCGGAGGCGTATCTCGCGCGCGAGCTCGAGATGTGCTACGCGAACATCGCGCTCATCACCGACTACGACGTCGGACTCGAAGGGCAATCGGGCGTCGAGCCGGTGACCAACGAATCGGTCATCGCGGTCTTCAACGCGAACAACGCGCGCGTCCGCGACGTTCTCAAGGCCATGATCGAAGGTATGCCGTCGGAGCGGACGTGCTCTTGCGGAACCGCGTTGCAGGGCGCGCGCTTCGGCTGA
- the ychF gene encoding redox-regulated ATPase YchF: MSLACGIVGLPNVGKSTLFNAITRASVAASNYPFCTIEPNVGIVPVPDRRLDVLADVFASKRIVPATTTFVDIAGLVRGASKGEGLGNAFLSHVREVDAIAMVVRCFEDADVVHVDAHPDPLRDIETIRVELALADLSVVERRLEKSRPKAKSDPALAKEVEALERIAAALDKGEAARNVSDSTLAVSLSKELALLTAKPLLYVANVDEIGSAGSNARVLAVREYAKREGAECVELCAKLEAELAALPPGEAAAFAAELGIESSGLDRLIVAAYTLLDLMTFLTAGEKEARAWTIGRGTKAPQAAGTIHSDIERGFIRAEIASYDDLARLRSLQAVRDAGLLRVEGRDYVMQEGDVVNFRFNV, translated from the coding sequence ATGTCGCTCGCATGCGGAATCGTAGGGCTGCCGAACGTCGGCAAGTCGACGCTGTTCAACGCGATAACGCGCGCGAGCGTCGCCGCGAGCAACTACCCGTTCTGCACGATCGAGCCGAACGTCGGCATCGTGCCCGTGCCCGATCGCCGGCTCGACGTGCTCGCCGACGTCTTCGCGAGCAAACGCATCGTGCCCGCGACGACGACCTTCGTCGACATCGCCGGGCTCGTGCGCGGAGCGAGCAAAGGCGAGGGCCTCGGCAATGCGTTCCTTTCGCACGTGCGAGAGGTCGACGCGATCGCGATGGTGGTCCGCTGTTTCGAAGACGCCGACGTCGTCCACGTCGATGCGCACCCCGATCCGCTCCGCGACATCGAGACGATTCGCGTCGAGCTCGCGCTCGCCGATCTTTCCGTCGTCGAGCGCCGGCTTGAGAAGTCGAGGCCGAAAGCCAAATCCGATCCCGCGCTCGCGAAAGAAGTCGAAGCGCTCGAACGCATCGCCGCTGCGCTGGATAAAGGAGAGGCGGCGCGTAACGTTTCCGACTCAACTCTTGCGGTGTCCCTCTCAAAGGAACTGGCTTTACTCACCGCAAAACCGCTGCTTTACGTCGCGAACGTCGACGAGATCGGGTCCGCCGGATCGAACGCGCGTGTTCTCGCCGTGCGCGAATACGCGAAGCGCGAAGGCGCCGAATGCGTCGAGTTGTGTGCGAAGCTCGAAGCCGAACTGGCAGCGCTTCCGCCGGGTGAGGCCGCGGCTTTTGCCGCCGAGCTCGGCATCGAGTCGAGCGGTCTCGACCGGCTCATCGTCGCCGCGTATACATTGCTCGATCTCATGACCTTTCTCACCGCGGGCGAGAAAGAGGCGCGCGCCTGGACGATCGGGCGCGGCACGAAAGCGCCTCAGGCCGCCGGCACGATCCACAGCGACATAGAACGCGGCTTTATCCGCGCCGAGATCGCGTCGTACGACGACCTCGCGCGGCTTCGCAGCCTGCAGGCGGTGCGCGATGCAGGGCTCCTGCGCGTCGAGGGCCGAGACTACGTCATGCAGGAAGGCGACGTCGTGAACTTCCGCTTCAACGTCTGA
- a CDS encoding bifunctional nuclease family protein: MRQMKVDKLGIDLLTHDPVVILKDMDGKRYLPILIGPFEATAIALALEGQPVPRPLSHDLMKSIIDGLNAKLTKIIIHDIKDSTFYAKLVLELGGEDQEIDARPSDCIALALRTNAPIYVTDKIALEESVYDKKAEEEEMQRFRKYIESLKPSDFKES, from the coding sequence ATGCGGCAGATGAAGGTGGACAAACTGGGCATCGATTTGCTCACGCACGATCCCGTCGTCATCCTCAAAGACATGGACGGCAAGCGCTATCTGCCGATCCTCATCGGGCCGTTCGAGGCGACGGCGATCGCGCTCGCGCTCGAAGGCCAGCCCGTGCCGCGCCCGCTATCGCACGACCTCATGAAGTCGATCATCGACGGCCTCAACGCCAAGCTGACGAAGATCATCATCCACGACATCAAGGACAGCACGTTCTACGCGAAGCTCGTCCTCGAACTCGGCGGCGAAGATCAGGAGATCGACGCCCGGCCGAGCGACTGCATCGCCCTCGCGTTACGCACGAACGCGCCCATCTACGTCACCGACAAGATCGCCCTCGAAGAGTCGGTGTACGATAAGAAGGCCGAGGAAGAAGAGATGCAGCGCTTCCGCAAGTACATCGAAAGCCTCAAGCCGAGCGACTTCAAGGAATCCTAA